One window of the Pseudarthrobacter sp. ATCC 49987 genome contains the following:
- a CDS encoding ABC transporter ATP-binding protein, whose amino-acid sequence MTFQQPHPHAPESQPGAPVPALSLRGLAKRFGDKIAVDGISLDVPAGSFYGIVGPNGAGKTTTLSMATGLLRPEFGTALVHGVDVWKHPLEAKKLMGILPDGVRLFDRLTGEQLVSYAGLLRGMEKDVVAERVRELLAALDLTPDAGTLVVDYSAGMTKKIALASALIHAPRLLVLDEPFESVDPVSAANIRDILDRYVASGGTVIVSSHVMDLVQRMCDHVAVVAAGRVLAAGTVDAVRAGESLEDRFVQLVGGRNHTEGLEWLRTF is encoded by the coding sequence ATGACTTTTCAGCAACCGCACCCGCATGCCCCTGAAAGCCAGCCGGGGGCGCCTGTTCCCGCGCTGTCGCTGCGCGGTCTCGCCAAGCGCTTCGGCGACAAGATCGCCGTCGACGGTATCAGCCTGGACGTCCCGGCCGGTTCCTTCTACGGGATCGTCGGACCCAATGGCGCCGGCAAGACCACCACCCTCTCGATGGCCACCGGACTGCTGCGGCCCGAGTTCGGCACCGCGCTGGTGCACGGAGTGGATGTCTGGAAGCACCCGCTGGAGGCCAAGAAGCTGATGGGCATCCTCCCGGACGGTGTCCGGCTCTTTGACCGGCTGACCGGCGAGCAGCTGGTCAGCTACGCCGGGCTGCTGCGCGGTATGGAGAAGGACGTCGTGGCCGAACGCGTCAGGGAACTGCTCGCCGCCCTGGACCTGACCCCCGACGCCGGAACGCTCGTGGTGGACTACTCCGCCGGCATGACCAAGAAGATAGCCCTCGCTTCCGCGCTGATCCACGCACCCCGCCTGCTGGTCCTCGATGAGCCGTTTGAGTCCGTGGACCCCGTCTCCGCTGCCAACATCCGCGACATCCTGGACCGGTACGTGGCGTCCGGCGGCACCGTCATTGTCTCCAGCCACGTGATGGACCTGGTCCAGCGGATGTGCGACCACGTCGCCGTAGTCGCCGCCGGTCGTGTCCTCGCGGCCGGGACGGTGGACGCGGTCCGCGCGGGCGAGTCCCTCGAAGACCGCTTCGTCCAGCTGGTCGGCGGCCGCAACCACACGGAGGGGCTGGAATGGTTGCGCACCTTCTAA
- a CDS encoding transporter gives MVAHLLRLKLTLLRNSVRRSPWQLVGLGIGTLYALGLVALGITGLLLLRGADAGLAQTVVVLGGAAALLGWAVIPVAASAADMTLDPTRFTTFAVPMPQLLAGLALGGLIGIPGTATALVALGTVGTWSRSVPGVAGALIGAVLGVLSCIVLSKVVTTATAGLASSRRFKDASAVVFLIPLVLMGPIVASVAEGIAGSGNFLTGLAGTLSWTPAGAAWSLGGELAAGSYGAAALKFLIALATLAGLALCWKLLLQRALVTPPYAGTSKKRAGGLGFFALFPATPTGAVAARSLSYWLRDPRYAGALVVVPLLPVLMLFQATQTGSYGVLLFVGPLTAFLLAWSISTDVSYDNTAFALHLSTGVRGVHDRLGRAVACMVFALPLVLALSVLPFLFGADWTLLPGVLGLSLGVLFSGMGLSSVVSARYTVAVPLPGDSPFKKPPGNVAQTMAVQFGGMGVLLLLMLPEAALMVAQSVTGSSIFGWINLLLGPVLGLALFAAGVRLGGKWLDARGPELLAQLAVNR, from the coding sequence ATGGTTGCGCACCTTCTAAGGCTCAAGCTGACCCTGCTGCGCAACAGCGTCCGGCGCAGCCCCTGGCAGCTGGTGGGCCTTGGCATCGGCACCCTCTATGCGCTCGGACTCGTGGCGCTTGGCATCACGGGACTGCTGCTCCTCCGCGGGGCGGACGCCGGCCTGGCACAAACCGTTGTGGTGCTGGGCGGTGCCGCGGCGCTGCTGGGGTGGGCCGTCATCCCGGTCGCAGCCTCAGCCGCCGACATGACCCTCGACCCGACACGGTTCACCACCTTCGCCGTGCCGATGCCGCAGCTGTTGGCCGGGCTGGCCCTCGGCGGGCTGATCGGCATCCCGGGCACGGCGACCGCGCTGGTGGCCCTTGGCACGGTCGGGACGTGGTCCCGGAGCGTCCCCGGCGTGGCAGGTGCCCTCATCGGCGCGGTCCTCGGTGTGCTGAGCTGCATCGTGCTGTCAAAAGTGGTCACCACCGCCACGGCGGGCCTGGCGAGTTCCCGCCGTTTCAAGGATGCCAGCGCGGTAGTCTTCCTGATTCCGCTCGTGCTGATGGGCCCGATCGTGGCCAGTGTCGCTGAGGGGATTGCGGGCTCCGGGAACTTCCTGACCGGACTTGCCGGAACGCTGTCGTGGACCCCGGCCGGGGCAGCGTGGTCCCTCGGCGGCGAACTGGCTGCGGGGAGCTACGGCGCCGCCGCGCTCAAGTTCCTGATCGCGCTTGCCACGCTCGCCGGGCTCGCGCTGTGCTGGAAGCTCCTGCTGCAGCGTGCGCTCGTGACGCCGCCGTACGCCGGCACCTCCAAAAAACGCGCCGGAGGACTCGGCTTCTTCGCGCTGTTTCCGGCAACCCCCACCGGTGCGGTGGCTGCGCGGTCACTGAGCTACTGGCTCCGGGACCCGCGGTATGCCGGCGCCCTCGTCGTCGTCCCGCTGCTTCCGGTGCTGATGCTGTTCCAGGCCACCCAGACGGGCTCCTACGGAGTGCTCCTCTTTGTCGGCCCGCTGACCGCGTTCCTGCTCGCCTGGTCGATCTCAACCGATGTCTCCTATGACAACACCGCCTTCGCACTTCACCTCTCGACGGGAGTGCGGGGGGTCCACGACCGGCTCGGCCGTGCCGTGGCGTGCATGGTCTTCGCCCTGCCGCTGGTGCTGGCACTCAGCGTACTGCCGTTCCTGTTCGGAGCGGACTGGACGCTCCTGCCCGGCGTGCTCGGACTCTCACTCGGTGTCCTGTTCAGCGGGATGGGGCTCTCCTCCGTGGTGTCGGCGCGCTACACCGTCGCGGTGCCGCTCCCCGGAGACAGCCCGTTCAAGAAGCCGCCGGGCAATGTCGCGCAGACGATGGCGGTGCAGTTCGGTGGCATGGGGGTGCTCCTCCTGCTTATGCTCCCCGAAGCGGCCCTTATGGTGGCACAATCCGTCACCGGCTCGTCCATCTTCGGCTGGATCAACCTGCTCCTGGGCCCGGTCCTGGGGCTGGCTCTGTTCGCCGCAGGGGTCCGGCTGGGTGGGAAATGGCTCGACGCCCGGGGTCCGGAACTGTTGGCACAGCTGGCCGTCAACCGCTGA
- the nagB gene encoding glucosamine-6-phosphate deaminase: MEVVILSGSKPIAALAADAIEALLRRKPDAVLGLATGSSPLPVYDELALRHERDGLDFSQVHAFALDEYVGLTPGHPQSYREVIRREFTERVNIAPSNVHGPDGAAADIPAACRAFEDAMRAAGGVDLQLLGVGTDGHIAFNEPGSSLASRTRIKTLIEQTRRDNARFFGSLSQVPHHVVTQGLGTILEARHVILIATGAQKAQAVRDLVEGPVAAICAASVLQLHPHATILVDEAAASSLRLADYYRHSYENKPSWQGL, encoded by the coding sequence ATGGAAGTCGTCATTCTGTCCGGCAGCAAGCCGATCGCGGCCCTCGCGGCGGACGCGATCGAGGCGCTGCTCCGGCGCAAGCCCGACGCCGTGCTGGGCCTGGCAACCGGTTCCTCACCGCTGCCCGTCTACGACGAACTCGCCCTGCGGCACGAACGGGACGGCCTGGACTTCAGCCAGGTGCACGCCTTCGCCCTCGACGAGTACGTGGGGCTGACGCCCGGCCATCCGCAGTCCTACCGTGAGGTGATCAGGCGTGAATTCACCGAGCGGGTGAACATCGCCCCTTCGAATGTCCACGGCCCTGACGGCGCGGCGGCGGACATCCCCGCCGCCTGCCGGGCCTTCGAGGACGCCATGCGGGCGGCCGGGGGAGTGGACCTGCAGCTGCTCGGCGTCGGCACGGACGGCCATATTGCGTTCAACGAGCCAGGTTCATCCCTGGCGTCGCGGACCCGGATCAAAACCCTGATCGAGCAGACACGCCGGGACAATGCGCGGTTCTTCGGGAGCCTGTCCCAGGTTCCACACCACGTCGTCACCCAGGGACTCGGCACCATCCTGGAGGCCCGTCATGTGATTCTCATTGCCACCGGCGCGCAGAAGGCCCAGGCGGTCCGCGACCTCGTGGAAGGGCCTGTCGCAGCCATCTGTGCGGCGTCCGTCCTGCAGCTGCATCCGCACGCCACGATCCTGGTCGACGAGGCGGCGGCGTCGTCACTGCGGCTTGCCGACTACTACCGCCACAGCTATGAGAACAAGCCGTCGTGGCAGGGCCTGTAG
- a CDS encoding DUF3039 domain-containing protein: MTDPLENDPMRELSGAGTSTATIEREELRQEVEPGDRERFSHYVRKEKIMESALSGEPVIALCGKVWTPGRDPKKFPVCPECKEVYEGLRPGGDGGKGSGDK, encoded by the coding sequence ATGACCGATCCTCTCGAAAACGACCCGATGCGCGAGCTCTCCGGAGCCGGGACATCGACGGCCACGATCGAGCGCGAGGAACTGCGCCAGGAAGTGGAACCCGGTGACCGGGAACGCTTCTCGCACTATGTGCGCAAGGAAAAGATCATGGAATCCGCGCTCTCCGGCGAACCCGTCATCGCGCTGTGCGGCAAGGTCTGGACACCGGGCCGCGATCCGAAGAAGTTCCCCGTCTGCCCCGAATGCAAAGAGGTCTACGAAGGCCTCCGTCCTGGCGGCGACGGCGGCAAGGGTTCCGGCGACAAGTAG
- a CDS encoding DEAD/DEAH box helicase: protein MTETLFGGPVLPPAYPERAAWGTAPKLRAWQQEALDSYFATHPKDFLAVATPGAGKTTFALRVASMLIEANVVNRVTIVAPTDHLKRQWADAAARVGIAIDPNFKNADGQHGRGFIGVAVTYAQVASKPMLHRAKTEAARTLVILDEIHHGGEALSWGDGLREAFEPAARRLSLTGTPFRSDTSPIPFVEYAEDRDGIRRSKADYTYGYGKALRDHVVRPVMFMAYSGQMRWRTSAGEEMAASLGESAVTKDVTSQAWRTALNPAGEWIPAVLAGADKRLSEVRRTVPDAGGLVIATDHEDARAYAGQLKRITGESPTVILSDDTKASSKIEEFTASEKRWMVAVRMVSEGVDVPRLSVGVYATSTATPLFFAQAVGRFVRARKRGETASVFLPSVPQLMALANSMEAERDHALDRPEKGDGDGLFNPEDSLMDEANREEKASDSLTKGKFEALDSQASFDRVLFDGGEFGTGGEVGSEDELDFLGIPGLLDADQVGTLLRQRQHEQLSRKNARAPQGAAAAVPTSAAPALPDHRMLMDLRTELAKNVAAWSARTGTPHGVIHTKLRTVCGGPAVAQANEEQLQTRLRKLQDWFIGRK, encoded by the coding sequence GTGACAGAGACACTCTTTGGCGGACCCGTGCTGCCACCCGCGTATCCCGAGCGGGCGGCCTGGGGCACCGCGCCGAAGCTCCGTGCCTGGCAGCAAGAGGCCCTCGACAGCTACTTCGCCACCCATCCCAAGGACTTCCTTGCGGTGGCAACGCCCGGGGCCGGCAAGACCACCTTCGCACTGCGGGTGGCGTCGATGCTGATCGAGGCCAACGTCGTCAACCGCGTCACCATCGTGGCGCCCACAGACCACCTGAAACGGCAGTGGGCCGACGCCGCCGCCAGGGTGGGCATCGCCATCGACCCGAACTTCAAGAACGCCGACGGCCAGCACGGCCGCGGGTTCATCGGCGTCGCGGTCACCTACGCCCAGGTGGCGAGCAAGCCGATGCTGCACCGGGCCAAGACCGAGGCCGCACGCACGCTGGTGATCCTCGACGAGATCCACCACGGCGGGGAGGCGCTGTCCTGGGGCGACGGGCTCCGCGAAGCCTTCGAGCCTGCGGCACGCCGGCTCTCCCTTACGGGTACGCCGTTCCGTTCGGACACCTCGCCGATTCCCTTCGTGGAGTACGCCGAGGACCGCGACGGCATCCGGCGTTCCAAAGCGGACTATACCTACGGCTACGGCAAGGCGCTGAGGGACCATGTGGTCCGGCCGGTGATGTTCATGGCCTATTCCGGCCAGATGCGCTGGCGCACGAGCGCTGGCGAGGAGATGGCGGCCTCCCTCGGCGAATCGGCAGTCACCAAGGACGTCACCTCCCAGGCCTGGCGGACCGCGTTGAACCCCGCGGGGGAATGGATCCCGGCGGTCCTGGCCGGTGCGGACAAGCGCCTCAGCGAGGTGCGCCGGACCGTTCCCGACGCCGGCGGGCTGGTCATCGCGACCGACCATGAGGACGCGCGCGCCTATGCCGGGCAGCTGAAGAGGATCACGGGCGAGTCGCCCACGGTCATTCTCTCCGACGACACCAAGGCCTCCAGCAAGATCGAGGAGTTCACCGCCAGCGAGAAACGCTGGATGGTGGCGGTGCGGATGGTCTCCGAAGGCGTGGACGTCCCGCGGCTTTCGGTCGGCGTGTACGCCACCTCGACTGCCACGCCCCTGTTCTTCGCCCAGGCCGTCGGGCGCTTCGTGCGCGCCCGGAAACGCGGCGAGACGGCGTCGGTCTTCCTGCCCTCCGTGCCGCAGCTGATGGCGCTGGCGAACTCCATGGAGGCCGAGCGGGACCACGCCCTGGACCGCCCGGAGAAGGGGGACGGCGACGGCCTCTTCAACCCCGAAGACTCGCTGATGGATGAGGCGAACCGCGAGGAAAAAGCCTCTGATTCGCTGACGAAGGGCAAGTTTGAGGCCCTCGATTCGCAGGCCTCGTTTGACCGCGTGCTGTTCGACGGCGGCGAGTTCGGCACAGGCGGCGAGGTGGGCTCGGAGGACGAGCTCGACTTCCTCGGGATTCCCGGCCTGCTCGACGCCGACCAGGTCGGTACGCTGCTGCGCCAGCGCCAGCACGAGCAGCTTAGCCGCAAGAACGCGCGCGCCCCGCAGGGTGCGGCCGCTGCGGTACCTACTTCTGCCGCACCGGCTCTGCCGGACCACCGCATGCTGATGGACCTGCGCACCGAACTGGCCAAGAATGTCGCGGCCTGGTCCGCGCGCACGGGCACGCCGCACGGCGTCATCCATACCAAGCTCAGGACGGTCTGCGGCGGTCCGGCTGTGGCCCAGGCCAACGAGGAGCAGCTGCAGACCCGGTTGCGGAAACTCCAGGACTGGTTCATCGGCCGCAAATAG
- a CDS encoding isochorismatase family protein: protein MSRALIIVDVQNDFCEGGSLAVKGGAELAGAISEYVDAHHGQFDHVVATQDWHVDPGAHFSDAPDYVDSWPRHCVAGTRGAELHPDLDTEYIQAYFRKGQFTAAYSGFEGLLAPDDAVPTGDRKPGAMPVSGSAPGSSGRSGSADGTVEDLDGGDFATGEDAIGLDDWLQSHDVEDVVVVGIATDHCVKATALDGVQAGYSVTVLRDLTVGVAEDLNDAIAEMELGGVDIA, encoded by the coding sequence ATGTCCCGCGCCCTGATCATCGTCGACGTCCAGAACGATTTCTGCGAAGGGGGCTCCCTGGCCGTCAAAGGCGGGGCGGAACTTGCCGGCGCGATCAGCGAGTACGTTGACGCCCACCACGGACAGTTTGACCACGTCGTGGCGACCCAGGACTGGCATGTCGATCCAGGCGCGCATTTCTCGGACGCCCCGGACTACGTCGACAGCTGGCCCAGGCACTGCGTGGCCGGAACCCGCGGGGCCGAACTCCATCCGGACCTCGACACGGAATACATCCAGGCCTACTTCCGCAAGGGCCAGTTCACCGCCGCCTACTCGGGCTTTGAGGGGCTGCTGGCACCGGACGACGCCGTGCCCACCGGTGACCGCAAGCCCGGAGCCATGCCCGTGTCCGGAAGTGCTCCCGGCAGCAGCGGCAGAAGCGGCAGCGCCGACGGTACTGTCGAAGACCTCGACGGCGGTGACTTCGCCACGGGCGAGGACGCGATCGGGCTTGACGACTGGCTGCAGAGCCATGACGTCGAGGACGTCGTGGTGGTCGGAATCGCCACCGACCACTGCGTGAAGGCGACCGCCCTGGACGGGGTCCAGGCTGGGTACTCCGTGACGGTGCTGCGGGATCTGACCGTGGGGGTTGCCGAGGATCTTAACGACGCCATCGCCGAGATGGAACTCGGCGGGGTCGACATCGCCTGA
- a CDS encoding nicotinate phosphoribosyltransferase, which translates to MSSSAGWDRPRTSLYTDHYELTMLQAALHSGAAHRKSVFEAFARRLPDGRRYGIVGGTGRLLEGIADFRFGDAEIDFLRRTKVVNEETLDYLAGFSFSGDVWGYAEGEAYFPNSPILIVESTFAEACILETYILSILNHDSAIASAASRMITAAGSRPCVEMGSRRTQEESAVSASRAAIIAGFDSTSNLEAGLRYGLKTVGTAAHSFTLLHDTEREAFEAQIASMGAGTALLVDTYDVESAVRTAVELAGDKLGAVRLDSGDLVAQAQWVRQLLDGLGNERTRIIVTSDLDEFAIAALQSAPVDSYGVGTSLVTGSGAPTASMVYKLVSRTDDAGDFVPVAKAAKNKTSKGGRKYALRRLNERGTATQEIIGVGHRPDDDGNDRPLLQQFIKNGELLPGWTGAEGVLRARQRHADTMKELPAVVNRLQRGEAAIPTIYEEN; encoded by the coding sequence GTGAGTTCATCAGCTGGCTGGGACCGTCCCCGCACGTCCCTGTACACCGACCATTACGAGCTGACCATGCTGCAGGCCGCGCTGCATTCCGGCGCCGCCCACCGCAAGTCAGTGTTCGAGGCCTTCGCGCGGCGCCTGCCGGACGGGCGCCGCTACGGCATTGTCGGCGGCACCGGCCGGTTGCTGGAAGGCATTGCCGACTTCCGCTTCGGCGACGCCGAGATCGACTTCCTCCGCCGCACCAAGGTGGTCAACGAGGAGACCCTGGACTACCTGGCCGGGTTCTCCTTCTCCGGTGATGTCTGGGGCTACGCCGAGGGTGAAGCCTACTTCCCCAACTCCCCGATCCTCATCGTCGAATCCACCTTCGCCGAGGCCTGCATCCTCGAGACCTACATCCTCTCGATCCTCAACCATGACAGCGCGATCGCCTCAGCGGCCTCCCGAATGATCACCGCGGCCGGCAGCCGCCCCTGCGTGGAGATGGGCTCGCGCCGCACCCAGGAGGAATCCGCCGTCTCCGCTTCCCGCGCCGCCATCATCGCCGGTTTCGACAGCACCTCGAACCTGGAGGCAGGCCTGCGCTACGGGCTCAAGACCGTGGGCACCGCCGCGCATTCCTTCACCCTCCTGCATGACACCGAGCGCGAGGCCTTCGAGGCGCAGATCGCCTCGATGGGCGCCGGCACCGCACTGCTTGTGGACACCTACGACGTCGAGTCAGCGGTGCGCACCGCCGTCGAACTGGCCGGCGACAAACTCGGTGCGGTGCGGCTGGACTCCGGCGACCTCGTGGCGCAGGCGCAATGGGTGCGTCAGCTCCTGGACGGTCTGGGCAACGAGCGCACCCGCATCATCGTCACCTCCGACCTGGACGAGTTCGCCATCGCCGCCCTGCAGTCCGCCCCGGTGGACTCCTACGGTGTCGGCACATCCCTCGTGACCGGTTCCGGCGCCCCGACGGCCAGCATGGTCTACAAGCTGGTCAGCCGCACGGACGACGCCGGAGACTTCGTCCCTGTCGCAAAGGCCGCCAAGAACAAGACCAGCAAGGGAGGCCGCAAGTACGCCCTGCGCAGGCTCAACGAGCGCGGCACGGCCACCCAGGAGATCATCGGGGTCGGCCACCGCCCGGACGACGACGGCAATGACCGTCCCCTGCTGCAGCAGTTCATCAAAAACGGCGAGCTCCTGCCCGGCTGGACCGGCGCGGAGGGTGTGCTCCGTGCACGCCAGCGCCACGCGGACACCATGAAGGAACTTCCCGCCGTCGTCAACCGGCTGCAGCGCGGCGAAGCGGCCATCCCCACCATCTACGAGGAGAACTGA
- the clpS gene encoding ATP-dependent Clp protease adapter ClpS, giving the protein MTLSVALGPDTQESTQTGTVTSTDVLTAPDIPWNLVIWNDPVNLMSYVSYVFRSYFGYSEAKANKLMLEVHKKGRSIVAHGSKEQVEQHAVAMHGYGLWATVEKATGGSGGAGSGGGSGKGKGKRG; this is encoded by the coding sequence ATGACCCTCAGCGTTGCGCTCGGCCCTGACACCCAGGAGAGCACCCAGACCGGAACAGTGACGTCGACCGATGTCCTGACCGCCCCTGACATCCCCTGGAACCTCGTGATCTGGAACGATCCCGTGAACCTGATGAGCTATGTGAGCTACGTGTTCCGCAGCTACTTCGGCTATTCCGAGGCCAAAGCGAACAAGCTCATGCTCGAAGTCCACAAGAAGGGCCGCTCCATCGTGGCGCACGGCAGCAAGGAGCAGGTGGAGCAGCACGCGGTCGCGATGCACGGCTACGGTCTCTGGGCCACCGTGGAAAAGGCCACCGGCGGTTCCGGCGGCGCCGGATCAGGCGGAGGATCAGGCAAGGGCAAAGGAAAACGTGGCTAA
- a CDS encoding DUF2017 domain-containing protein, giving the protein MAKAFKYGVKGITGYLEPAERELLRSLFDDVVSMLEPEERANQDPLAALVGLDTEAREPSDRALRRLLPNVSKSDDAASLEFRRYTERSLRESKIGALKAASLGLDKDELVLSPADARHWSTALNDVRLVLAERLDIRDDEDAGHVHLMQDWSQAEDVESYLALVYNFTTWLQESLVQAMLQSLET; this is encoded by the coding sequence GTGGCTAAGGCATTCAAATACGGCGTCAAGGGCATCACCGGCTACCTGGAACCGGCCGAACGGGAACTGCTGCGCAGCCTTTTCGACGACGTCGTGTCCATGCTGGAGCCGGAGGAACGCGCCAACCAGGACCCCCTGGCCGCGCTCGTCGGACTCGACACCGAGGCCCGCGAGCCCTCGGACCGCGCCCTGCGCCGGCTGCTCCCGAACGTTTCGAAGTCCGATGACGCCGCCTCTCTGGAGTTCCGCCGTTACACCGAGCGGTCGCTGCGCGAGAGCAAGATCGGTGCGTTGAAGGCCGCGTCCCTGGGGCTGGACAAGGACGAACTGGTCCTGAGCCCCGCCGACGCACGGCACTGGTCCACGGCGCTCAACGATGTCCGGCTGGTGCTGGCCGAACGCCTCGACATCCGGGACGACGAGGACGCCGGGCACGTGCACCTTATGCAGGACTGGTCCCAGGCCGAGGACGTCGAAAGCTACCTGGCACTGGTCTACAACTTCACCACCTGGCTGCAGGAATCGCTGGTCCAGGCGATGCTGCAGTCGCTGGAGACGTAG
- a CDS encoding FAD-dependent monooxygenase, with product MVDVIVAGGGPTGMMLAGELALAGVDVAIVERRRTPELVGSRAGGFHPRAIEILDQRGIANRFLAEGKPVQAAFFGTTMLDVSDFPTRHPYTLALWQNHIERILAGWIEELGVPVHRGLAVAGLGQDDGGVDVHLAGGGPLRALYLVGADGGRSAVRKAAGIGFPGWDATRSSLIAEVEVTEEPPAGARIDEVGIHGLHLMEDGRTTRVVVTEKRLGPAAEPTLADLSKALTDVYDTDFGVRAPTWISRFTDATRQAAEYRSGRVLLAGDAAHIHSPSGGQGIGLGIQDAVNLGWKLAQVVKGTAPASLLDTYHAERHPAAARALQYTMAQSVTQRADPRIGELADTVAGLLTIDEARKRLGGLISGLDVRYDLGEGHPLLGRRMPDLDVVAAGGLHRVFTLLHDARPVLLNLGAPGSVDPGPWADRVQLLDARYDGAWELPVIGSVSAPGAVLIRPDGHVAWTGAGTPSGLEDALARWFGPAGQ from the coding sequence ATGGTTGATGTGATCGTTGCCGGAGGCGGTCCCACTGGGATGATGCTGGCCGGCGAGCTCGCGCTGGCGGGGGTGGATGTGGCGATTGTGGAGCGCCGCCGGACGCCGGAGCTGGTCGGCTCGCGTGCGGGCGGGTTCCACCCGCGGGCGATCGAGATCCTCGACCAGCGCGGGATTGCCAACCGGTTCCTCGCCGAAGGCAAGCCCGTTCAGGCGGCGTTTTTCGGGACAACGATGCTGGACGTGAGCGACTTTCCGACCCGGCACCCCTACACGCTTGCACTGTGGCAGAACCATATTGAGCGGATCCTGGCCGGCTGGATCGAGGAGCTGGGTGTGCCGGTCCATCGGGGGCTCGCGGTGGCAGGCCTCGGCCAGGACGACGGCGGAGTCGACGTGCATCTGGCCGGCGGCGGACCGCTGCGCGCCCTCTATCTGGTGGGCGCCGACGGTGGGCGAAGTGCCGTCCGCAAGGCAGCCGGCATCGGGTTCCCCGGCTGGGACGCGACCAGGAGCAGCCTGATCGCCGAAGTGGAGGTGACAGAGGAGCCGCCGGCGGGTGCCCGCATCGATGAGGTGGGGATCCACGGGTTGCACCTGATGGAGGACGGGCGAACGACGCGGGTGGTCGTGACCGAGAAGCGACTCGGGCCGGCTGCCGAGCCCACACTAGCTGACCTCAGCAAGGCGCTGACCGACGTCTATGACACCGACTTCGGGGTCCGCGCCCCGACCTGGATCTCGCGGTTCACCGACGCCACGCGGCAGGCCGCGGAGTACCGCAGCGGCCGTGTGCTGCTGGCGGGGGACGCCGCGCACATTCATTCTCCTTCGGGCGGGCAGGGGATTGGCCTCGGCATCCAGGACGCCGTGAACCTCGGCTGGAAGCTCGCCCAGGTGGTCAAGGGGACTGCGCCGGCCAGCCTCTTGGACACTTATCATGCCGAAAGGCACCCTGCCGCGGCGCGGGCGCTGCAATACACGATGGCTCAGTCGGTCACGCAGAGGGCCGACCCGCGCATCGGCGAGTTGGCCGACACGGTGGCCGGCCTGCTGACGATCGACGAGGCCAGGAAGCGGCTGGGCGGCCTCATTTCCGGCTTGGACGTCCGCTACGACCTCGGTGAGGGGCACCCGCTGCTCGGGCGCCGCATGCCCGATCTCGACGTCGTCGCCGCCGGCGGCCTGCACCGGGTGTTCACCCTGCTGCACGATGCGCGTCCGGTGCTGCTCAACCTCGGCGCGCCGGGCAGCGTCGACCCGGGTCCGTGGGCGGATCGGGTGCAGTTGCTGGACGCCAGGTACGACGGCGCGTGGGAGCTCCCGGTGATCGGTTCGGTCAGCGCTCCCGGGGCCGTGTTGATCCGGCCCGACGGGCATGTGGCGTGGACGGGAGCCGGGACCCCCTCGGGGCTGGAAGACGCGCTGGCCCGCTGGTTCGGGCCAGCGGGGCAGTAG